A window of the Pyrodictium abyssi genome harbors these coding sequences:
- a CDS encoding site-2 protease family protein codes for MAGLCEGRVIAMAGSLNVLLAYLAAWITLTTILWKLRGDKEDSRLAVSPLMVVLRIPSSFKVFDRLRNYWLLGLAFDLGIAATFLLMAEFYRLTITRIMDLVKGHVGGVAPIMPIIPGVTISIETFLYLLPGLSLAIIFHELSHALAARYEGIRVKSTGFLVALGILPAAFVEPDDEELARAPLRSRLRVYAAGILANVVLFAAITAVIMLLTKGGTYITIIDVSPGSFAEKAGIQSGDVFTSIVVNGTSFSNVPSFMNYLMKLRAENGGTLSNVTLVVVFVKPSGENVTVVKPAAPDDAADKEVYERIGIYLGDAPAFLVKSGISGSTAYSIFVVLMLASMINIGLAVINAAPLFVTDGAQMLRDIAVEKLGEDRGKLVASIISMITLAVLLPNIQL; via the coding sequence ATGGCTGGGCTGTGCGAGGGAAGGGTTATAGCGATGGCAGGCTCGTTAAACGTGCTACTAGCCTACCTGGCTGCGTGGATAACGCTGACGACGATTCTGTGGAAGCTACGCGGAGATAAGGAAGACTCAAGGCTAGCTGTAAGTCCCCTTATGGTGGTACTACGTATACCGTCCAGCTTCAAGGTATTCGATAGGCTTAGGAACTACTGGCTCCTTGGCCTAGCCTTCGACCTTGGCATAGCGGCGACATTCCTGCTCATGGCGGAGTTCTATAGGCTCACTATAACAAGGATAATGGATCTTGTAAAGGGGCACGTAGGGGGAGTAGCACCGATAATGCCTATAATCCCGGGCGTTACAATAAGCATTGAGACCTTCCTCTATCTGCTTCCGGGCCTCTCACTAGCAATAATATTCCACGAGCTCTCTCACGCTCTTGCTGCACGATATGAGGGTATAAGAGTAAAGTCAACAGGCTTCCTAGTAGCTCTTGGAATACTGCCAGCAGCCTTCGTCGAGCCTGACGACGAGGAACTTGCAAGAGCACCGCTACGGAGCAGGCTAAGAGTGTATGCCGCAGGGATACTGGCCAACGTAGTGCTATTTGCCGCGATTACTGCGGTAATAATGCTTCTCACCAAGGGCGGGACTTACATAACAATAATAGACGTGAGCCCTGGCTCGTTTGCGGAAAAGGCGGGCATCCAGAGCGGGGACGTCTTCACATCAATAGTAGTCAATGGCACCTCTTTCAGCAATGTGCCTAGTTTCATGAACTACTTGATGAAGCTTCGTGCAGAGAACGGCGGCACGCTGTCGAATGTCACCCTTGTCGTAGTGTTTGTGAAGCCTAGTGGCGAAAACGTAACAGTCGTGAAGCCTGCAGCCCCCGACGATGCCGCCGACAAGGAGGTGTATGAGCGCATAGGCATATACCTAGGTGACGCGCCGGCATTCCTCGTTAAATCCGGCATTAGTGGGTCAACTGCATACTCCATATTCGTGGTGCTTATGCTGGCTTCTATGATAAACATCGGTCTAGCTGTGATCAATGCTGCTCCGCTCTTCGTGACGGATGGTGCTCAGATGCTACGAGACATAGCCGTGGAGAAGCTAGGCGAGGATCGTGGGAAGTTAGTAGCCTCTATAATATCGATGATAACGCTTGCAGTACTTCTACCTAATATACAGCTTTGA
- a CDS encoding nucleotidyltransferase domain-containing protein has product MARDKVERRAEYRVVVYDDEHWRLLRDLRQEAKRIMEPLILMGLAPIVHGSIARGDVHSDSDIDVFIPSVVPSYMVEVGLERAGLRISHKLVVQATPQSTPKAYIVLDAEEKRVVSFPLAKLSKREYEFYYFGGALDYNGIVSEKRVPGVNKKLVLIEPLPDGHRESPVIGREAEVARIVGVSIDTVLERVRVLTRRDEHGRTGVFVKYELEPWDSIEDAVRRIARENTVFRRALIAKGSPLV; this is encoded by the coding sequence GTGGCGCGCGATAAAGTGGAACGACGTGCGGAGTACAGGGTAGTAGTCTATGACGACGAGCACTGGAGACTTCTCAGAGATCTACGCCAGGAGGCAAAGCGCATAATGGAGCCGCTTATACTGATGGGGCTCGCGCCTATAGTTCATGGCAGTATAGCCCGGGGTGACGTGCACAGCGACAGCGACATAGATGTGTTCATACCATCGGTAGTGCCCTCCTACATGGTCGAGGTCGGCCTAGAAAGAGCCGGGCTAAGGATATCCCACAAACTGGTTGTCCAAGCCACACCCCAAAGCACCCCGAAGGCCTACATAGTGCTGGACGCTGAGGAGAAGAGAGTAGTCTCCTTCCCACTAGCCAAGCTCTCTAAAAGAGAATACGAGTTCTACTATTTCGGTGGAGCGCTTGACTACAATGGGATTGTGTCAGAAAAGCGCGTCCCTGGGGTGAATAAGAAGCTCGTCCTCATAGAGCCGCTTCCCGATGGACATAGGGAATCGCCAGTGATAGGACGTGAGGCGGAAGTAGCGAGAATAGTAGGTGTCAGTATAGACACCGTGCTTGAAAGGGTTAGAGTTCTAACACGCCGTGACGAGCATGGAAGAACCGGCGTATTCGTCAAGTACGAGCTAGAGCCCTGGGACTCTATAGAGGATGCGGTAAGGAGGATTGCCCGGGAGAATACTGTATTCCGACGTGCACTCATAGCTAAGGGCTCTCCCCTGGTGTAG